The Ignavibacteriales bacterium sequence TATTTTTTGTGGTCCAATAGTTTGTCGCGGAGGAATTGTTTAACATAAGCCGCCTTCGAACCTAAACCCGGCACTCGGTCAATCACATCGCCAACCAAATGGAAACGATCCATCTCATTCAACACCACCATGTCAAATGGCGTTGTGGTTGTTCCTTCTTCCTTATATCCGCGTACATGAAACCGATCTTGATTGGATCTTCGATACGTTAAACGATGGATCAGAAGCGGGTAACCGTGAAATGCGAAGATAACATGTTTGTCTTTCGTGAAGAGTGTATCAAAATCCTTATCACTAAGTCCGTGGGGATGCTCGCTCTTTGGTTGAAGTGTCATCAGATCTACCACGTTGATGACTCTGACTTTAAGTTCAGGAAAATTCTTACGAAGAATTTCAACGGCTGCCATTGTCTCCAATGTTGGAACGTCACCGCAGCAAGCCATGACAACATCCGGGTCTCCACCTTTGTCATTGCTTGCCCATTCCCAAATACCGAGTCCGGCTGTGCAGTGTTTAATGGCAGAATCCATGTCCATCCATTGCAGCGCCGGTTGTTTTCCTGCAACAATGACATTGACATAATCACGGCTTCGTAAGCAATGATCTGTTACCGACAGCAATGTGTTTGCGTCTGGTGGCAGATAGACGCGAATAACATCCGCTTTTTTATTTACCACGTGGTCAATGAAACCTGGATCTTGATGACTAAATCCATTATGATCTTGTCGCCAAACATGAGACGAAAGCAAAATGTTCAATGAGGCTACCCGACTTCGCCATGGAATATCGTGAGCTACTTTGAGCCACTTTGCGTGCTGGTTAAACATCGAATCAATGATGTGGATGAATGCTTCGTAACATGAGAAAAAGCCGTGTCTGCCAGTAAGTAAATAACCTTCGAGCCAGCCTTCACATTGATGCTCGCTCAGCATTTCCATTACACGGCCATCAGGCGCAACATCCTCGTCGATGGAAATAATTTCAGCGGTTGAGCAGCGGTTCGTTACATCGAATACATCTCCCCATCGATTGGATGCAGTTTCGTCCGGGCTGAAAACACGAAAGTTGGTTTGGTTAAGTTTCACTACATCACGAATGAACTTACCCTGAACGCGCGTGGCTTCTCCTTCATCAACGCCGGGATTATTTATCTTCAGAGCGTAATCACGGAAATCCGGCATCTTTAATTCTTTAAGAAGAAATCCTCCGTTAGCATGCGGATTCGCTCCCATACGTCTTTCACCAATAGGTGCTAACTCAGCTAGTTCGGGAATTAGTTTTCCGTTTTTATCAAATAACTTTTCTGCTTTGTAACTCTTCATCCAATGTTCAAGAATTTTTACATGTTCAGGCTTTTCCACAAAATTTGTAATCGGTACTTGATGTGCTCGGAATGTACCTTCGATGGGCAGACCATCAACCACTTTCGGGCAAGTCCATCCTTTAAGAGTTCGAAAAATAATCATTGGCCATTTCGGTCGTTCCCTAAAGCCGTTGTTACGCGCGTTTGTTTGTATCTGTTTAATTTCAGCAACAATCGTATCGAGTGTGGCCGCCATGATTTGATGAAGTCTGTCGGGATCATCTCCCTCTACAAAATATGGTTTGTATCCGTAACCACGGAAGAGCTGATCTAATTCTTCGTGACTGATACGCGCCAGTACAGTTGGTCCGGCTATCTTATAACCGTTCAAATGTAAGATGGGAAGTACAGCTCCGTCGCGAACCGGATCGAGAAATTTGTTCGAGTGCCAACTTGTAGCCAGCGGACCCGTTTCCGATTCACCGTCGCCAACGACACATGATACTATCAGATCGGGATTGTCGAACGCCGCGCCATAAGCATGGGACAGAGAGTAACCGAGTTCTCCGCCTTCATGAATAGAACCCGGCGTTTCAGGCGCAACATGACTCGGAATTCCGCCCGGAAAAGAAAATTGAGTGAACAGTTTTTTCATGCCCTCTTCATCCCGGGTGATATTAGGATAAACCTCGCTGTATGTTCCTTCCAAATATGTATTGGCTACTATTCCGGGTGCACCATGACCCGGTCCGATAACATATATCATATTCAGGTCGTATTTCTTTATGATACGATTGAGATGAACATAGATAAAATTAAGTCCGGGAGTTGTACCAAAATGACCGAGCAGCCGCGGTTTTATATGTTCTAATTTCAATGGTTTCTTTAACAACGGATTATCAAACAAATAAATCTGCCCGACCGACAGATAGTTTGCAGCGCGCCAATAGGCATTCATCTTTTGCAGAAGTTCTTGAGATAATGGTTTATCCTTTGCACTCTTCTTTTTAGATTTCGTGATAATGTTCTCTTCAAGTCCTTCTCTTACTTCTTTAACCAATTTCTTCTTCGACACTCTCTTTGTTTTCATGATCATGTCCCTATTCAATATTAAGATTTATAATTTGATTTACAGTCTTCGCTATCATCCATTCCTCGTCTGTGTGAATAACACGGACTGTTGTCTTCCCGTTTTCTATTGATACAACGTGAGCGTTTGCGATGTTTCGTTTTTCATCAAGCTCGATTCCAAGAAATCCCAGTCCTTCACAAATACGAGAGCGGATGACCGGGCAGTTTTCACCGATGCCGCCGGCAAAAACCAATGTGTCCAACCCGCCAAGTGCAGCTGAGAAAGATCCTATCCACTTCTTCACCTGATAGCAAAATAATGCAATGGCTTCTGAAGCCCGAATGTCATCATTTTCTTTTGCGAGTAAATCCTTCATATCGGAACTTGTTTCAGAAATACCTAGCAAACCTGATTCGTGATTTATTAGTTTGTTGAATTGTTTGGGTGTGAGATTTTCCGACTTCATCATATACCACACAACTCCCGGATCTAAATCACCAGGACGAGTGCTCATCGTAATTCCTCCGGCAGGTGTGAATCCCATGCTCGTATCAATACTCTTACCTTCATGGACGGCAGCTAAGCTTGCACCGCTGCCGAGATGAGCAAGTATAACACGACCTTGCGCAACTTTTTCACCGGCGACACGAGCGAGTTCTTCGATGAGATAAGCATAAGACAAACCATGAAATCCATATCGCTGTATTCCCATTTTGTCGAAGCGGCGGGGAATCGGAAATAATTTTGCAACCCGCGGCATGGTGCGGTGAAACGTAGTATCATAGCAAGCGACTTGATGTAATTTAGGATACCGCTGCAGTAATACCTCGATCAATTCAATCTCTACAGGTAGATGATCAGAATCGTAAGGACTGATTCGGTGTAATTCATCGAGTAATTCTTTTGTTATGAGTTCAGGTTCTGTGTGTTTCATACCAAAAACCACACGATGTCCTACGCCAGTAATCAAAGAAAAATCGATTTGTTCTTCGAGCCACTCGATCAAAATATTTGATGCTGTACGAGTATCAGATGACTCGATAAGGAAGCTATCTTTTTCATTTTTTTTTGAGTCAGTGGATGTTAAGACCATACCAGGCAAACCAATACGATCAATACTTCCATGAAAACTTTTTTCCAGATCTTCGCCAAATCTATATAGAGCGAATTTAATGCTCGATGAGCCGCCATTGATTGCCAGTACATTAGCCTGAGTTGGTTTTATGGATGACTGCTTTGTCATTCTGCAACCTCCAACCCGAATGAAGCCAGTTTCGCGCATGTGGATTTGTAATCTGTATGATGAATGCTTCGAATCCCCAATTCTTCCGCTATCTCTACGAACATAGGTGTGTTTTCGATATAGATTACTTGTTGTTTTGAAACTTGAGTAGTATCGAGCGCAAGCTGAAAAATATCTGCATCAGGTTTTCGCAAATGCACGTAACATGATGAAATAAAAAAATCTACAAACTCATTCAATTTGAATTTCCTAATACGATGTGCATTAAGTTCCCTAGCTTCGTTGC is a genomic window containing:
- a CDS encoding acetate/propionate family kinase codes for the protein MTKQSSIKPTQANVLAINGGSSSIKFALYRFGEDLEKSFHGSIDRIGLPGMVLTSTDSKKNEKDSFLIESSDTRTASNILIEWLEEQIDFSLITGVGHRVVFGMKHTEPELITKELLDELHRISPYDSDHLPVEIELIEVLLQRYPKLHQVACYDTTFHRTMPRVAKLFPIPRRFDKMGIQRYGFHGLSYAYLIEELARVAGEKVAQGRVILAHLGSGASLAAVHEGKSIDTSMGFTPAGGITMSTRPGDLDPGVVWYMMKSENLTPKQFNKLINHESGLLGISETSSDMKDLLAKENDDIRASEAIALFCYQVKKWIGSFSAALGGLDTLVFAGGIGENCPVIRSRICEGLGFLGIELDEKRNIANAHVVSIENGKTTVRVIHTDEEWMIAKTVNQIINLNIE
- a CDS encoding phosphoketolase family protein, with the protein product MKTKRVSKKKLVKEVREGLEENIITKSKKKSAKDKPLSQELLQKMNAYWRAANYLSVGQIYLFDNPLLKKPLKLEHIKPRLLGHFGTTPGLNFIYVHLNRIIKKYDLNMIYVIGPGHGAPGIVANTYLEGTYSEVYPNITRDEEGMKKLFTQFSFPGGIPSHVAPETPGSIHEGGELGYSLSHAYGAAFDNPDLIVSCVVGDGESETGPLATSWHSNKFLDPVRDGAVLPILHLNGYKIAGPTVLARISHEELDQLFRGYGYKPYFVEGDDPDRLHQIMAATLDTIVAEIKQIQTNARNNGFRERPKWPMIIFRTLKGWTCPKVVDGLPIEGTFRAHQVPITNFVEKPEHVKILEHWMKSYKAEKLFDKNGKLIPELAELAPIGERRMGANPHANGGFLLKELKMPDFRDYALKINNPGVDEGEATRVQGKFIRDVVKLNQTNFRVFSPDETASNRWGDVFDVTNRCSTAEIISIDEDVAPDGRVMEMLSEHQCEGWLEGYLLTGRHGFFSCYEAFIHIIDSMFNQHAKWLKVAHDIPWRSRVASLNILLSSHVWRQDHNGFSHQDPGFIDHVVNKKADVIRVYLPPDANTLLSVTDHCLRSRDYVNVIVAGKQPALQWMDMDSAIKHCTAGLGIWEWASNDKGGDPDVVMACCGDVPTLETMAAVEILRKNFPELKVRVINVVDLMTLQPKSEHPHGLSDKDFDTLFTKDKHVIFAFHGYPLLIHRLTYRRSNQDRFHVRGYKEEGTTTTPFDMVVLNEMDRFHLVGDVIDRVPGLGSKAAYVKQFLRDKLLDHKKYINKYGQDMPEIRNWKWNNNNNKRRKI